Genomic window (Tolypothrix sp. NIES-4075):
TTTTCATAATTAAATCGGCGGACAAACGCCTGCATTTCCAAAGCAAAATCTACCGTGCGTTTGTCATGATCCAAACGCGGCACATTCAGCCCGCATACAGCCATGTAACCGTCACCAATAGTTTTAATTTTCTCCAAACCGTATTTATCTGTCATTTCATCAAAGGCTGTTACCAGTTCATTCAGCAGGGCAACAACTTCTTGAGCGGACATCGTTTGAGAAAGCCTGGTGAATCGGTGGAGGTCGGAAAACAAAACCGAGACATTAGAAATCTGATCGGCAATTTCTTTATCACCCTGTTTGAGGCGTTTGGCGATCGCAGGACTAAATATATTTAAGACTAATGCTTCATTTTCCCGATTTTGGCGATCGATGAGTTGAGTTTCGGCGCGAAGGCTGTCTATTGTTTGGTTAAATGACTTAGCTAACTCTCCAAATTCATCTTGCGAACCGGATTTCACTACTGCGTCAAATTCCCCGGCTCCCACCTTGCGAGCGCTTTTGATTAAAGTATTGATTGGTTTGACAAAACTTGCACTCAGCCACATGGCAACAAGCGTGATTAGGGCGATGACTAAAGTAGCCCCAATCAAAACTGTTTTTTCAAACGAATGAATTGGGGCATAAGCTTCAGAAACATCTATTTCCGCCAAGATAACCCACCTCAAGCCATCAATATCTAGTGGAGCATAAGAACTCAAAACCGGAATATTACGATAATCGTCGATAACCTGCGTGCCCTGTTTCCCAAACAACGCTTCCTTCACTGCTTTGGTTTGCACTTGTTGTAGGAGGATTGTAGTATTGAACTCTTTGATTTTGTTGATGGTTTTTTCATCAATACCGATAGACCGTAGGGTTTTTGCATGACCTTTTGGGTCTTCAATTTGGAAACGAGATGCAGAACGCATGAGATAATCTGACCCGACTAGATAAGTTTCTCCTGAATTGCCCAAGCCATTTTGTTTCCACTGTTTGTTGCCAGTCATAACATTGTTAATTTTGTCAACCGGAAGCTGGAACGCCAAAATACCAACCAATTGGGAGCCGTTAAAAATTGGGGCAGCGATAAAAGCCGCAGGCGCACTCCCAGAAGGGCTGTACGGCTTAAAATCTACTATTTTCACATAGCCCTTTCCGTTTGCTACTCGTGCGGCGGCGATCGCTTCTGCTAGGTTACTTTCTTTGTAGGGACCGTTGGTGAAGTTTGTGGTAAAATCGGTTTCTTTAAAAACCGTGTAGACAACGGTTCCTTGGGGATCGATTAAAAACATATCGTAGTAACCGTATTTTTGCACTATATTGCGAAAAATCGGCTGGTAGCGGGCGTGAACGCGGCTGTAAGAACTGCCGTCGCCAGGATCGTCAAGGAGAAGTTTCTTGCCAACAGGGTTGGGGTTAGCGGCGGTGTAGTAGTACTGTAGATAACGCCCAGCAGTTGTTTTTGGCGTGTAAGATGCCAGAACCGGCGAACCCTCGCTAGTTCGCGCCAGTCTGGGGAGAAATTGTGTTTGGTAGTATGTATCAATTTTTTTGTCAAAATCCGCTGGTACTATTGATTTTTCCAGTTCGCGGTAAGCTGTCTGAAACTCCTGCATCGCGCCAAGCACTGTTAGGTCTTCGCTTAAAGTTTGGCTATGGATGTAAAGGTTTTCAAAATAATCTTCGATTTGATAAGTCTTGGCAGCCCGAAGGCTGGTTAATTGGTTGAAAACCTTTTCTGTCAAAAGAGACCTACCAGCAGTAGAGCATGTAAAGGTGCTTGCGAGCATAGCGCAAAGGCTGACTACCAGCAACATGACTATAAGTTTTGTTTTTATACTTAATTGGTTAAATATTTGCATATAAATTTTATTGATATTGTTTGTGTTATTTCTGGAGTTTAGACTCCAGAAATTCCACTTTGTCAATTTTTGATTGGTTCTAAGTTATTTTGAGCTTCTCCAAGGTTAGTTTGGAGTTGCACCGGATAATACGAGAATTGATTAATCTGCTCTTTCTCCAGTAAAGTCAGTATCGCTAGGTTGAGTTTTTCGATGGTATTAAAGTATAATTGAGGATTACCATTAGTATTAGCAAAAACTCGAATTTTAATCACACGAGAATTTTGATTGAGTTCGCTAAAGTAAATAAAAAACTTTTCCGTCAAGATATCAATTGACTTAGGAATTTCTCGAAGACCAATACAAAGTTTTTCGGTTTTTTCGGCGGAAATGCCATCAATTTTTAGGGTTAAGTTAATTCCTATTGAATTGTCATTTCCGATCGCTTGGAACTGATTTTCAACGGTTCCATTAATCATTTTGGAATTCGGCACTTTTTGGATAGTGTTTCTGGTCAGTATACGAAGGGTTGTACTTCGCAGTCCAACATTTTCCACCTTAATTAGACCCTCTACTCCAGGCATCGTCACTTGGTCACCGGGTCGAAACAGATTATCTACGTAGATAATGATGGTACAACACAAGTCATAGATCAGGTCTTTCAATAACAAACCGATCGCAACACCCGCTCCACCAAGCAACCCGATGAGTGCCCCTGCGGATGCACCCAAAAACACCTCGCTACCTTTAAGTAAGATAATAGCGATCGCCAGCACCTGAAACAATTTCGGCAGATAAGGCACGAGCAAATCGTCTAACTCGGTTTCAGTTGAGAGCGTCCATTGTTTCAGCACCTCTCCCAACACAGGGGCGGCACGGTAAACTATAAAGGCAAAGGTAGCGTAAGCAGTAAACCTAAGAATCCCTTCTACTTGTTTGTTCAATTCTGGGTTGAAATTTTCTGCCAAAATTAGCTGCACTATCCAAAGTCCACCGATAACAATCAGCCAGTTTAAAGGTTGCTTGATAATCTCGACTAACTCATCGTCAATGGTGGTTTCCGTTTTGCTAGTCAGACGCTCGATTCTACGAATGATAATTTCGGAGAAAACTTGTTTGAACGCCACGGTAAGTGTAAGAACAATGACGATAAGAACTATTTTGAACACCGGTATCGGTATATTGACGATAGAGATGTCTGCACTAAAAATGAGTTTCAAAAAATCAGAGCCAGTAAGAGCTGCTATAAATGATATTGCAAAAGTTTTCATGGTTTTCTAATTTAATACTTACACCGCGTTATAGTCTCTTGTGTTTCAACTACGCCGACTTTCTTATTAAAAATCGGGAATTGTTTCTAAGGTTTGTCAGACTAAGTTTGAGAAGTAAAAGAACGAATCGCATTCGCGCAGCGTCTTCTCTGCCAGACGCGTAAGCGCAGCGTCTCCCACAGGACAATTACACAAAGTAAGAGGAAAACAAGAGAGATTGAAAAATTGATTTACCCGTCAAAGTTGGCTTGACAGACTATTGTTGAAATTCCGGAGACAGGTTCCCCCAATTCTGGGCACCGCTTTCTCCGATATAGCCCCAGTGAACTTGTCCAACAGCAGATGCCCTTGATGGGAAACTGGCACCCAACGAAATTTCCAGCGTGCCAAATCCAAAAAGTTTAAGTAAGGTTCGTCTATCCATTATTGTTAACCATTAGTTCTAAACAGCATTTTTTGGCTGAAGTTGGAGGATGAGGGCAGGGCAAACGCCAAAATGCCAATAATAAGTTTTTAGTCTCAATAAACCTCAAAATAATCGCATTAATTTTCATTTATTAATCAGGTTTTAAGCGTAGACGCTAAAAAAACTTGCCCTAGGCATCGCTTTGACATGAGTGAAAATTAATCAAACGATAAATTATGAGGTATATACACTAACTTAGGGTTTTGTCAAGACTAATTAAGATGCGATCGCTTCTGAGCGGGCGCTTTGCGCCATCGCCCTGCCTCGCTTTCTTATGTTGTCACCGGGGATGCAGCAGCAGAAACAACGTTAAGGTTAGCAACTAACCCATAAGTTGATACATAGTCTTCTAACTCTTGCATATCAACCGTGCCATTTTTATCCGAGTCAAGAGTGGCAAAAAGATAATCAGTTACGTACCTCCTGACATCTTCAGAACTACGTTCACCTGTTGTCATATCTTCTATTCGCCCTAAAAGCTCCATAATCTCGTCTTTATCGAGTGCATTGCTTCCATCTGTATCTAATTGATGGAAAAGTTTTCTCACATCTTCTGTTGCCATTCTCGAAGAACGCAGTGTTTCTCGCAATAATTCATTCCCAAATGAATTCATAAACAATATCTGCTCGACGAGTGGTATGCAGAAGAATCCTAATGCTGCCCAAAAAATTGCATATTTTACGGCATCGGGATTTGCAGTTGCACTAACTCCGAGGAAAAGAGCAGCCCAAAGGAAAAAGTTTGGATTAACTAGCAAGATATAAGCATCTCTAGCTTCAGCCTTAATAAGCTTATCTTTTGTAACCACTGAAGTTAATACGGCAAAGACGCGCATTAAGATAAAGACTAATGTTGCTACTGCCAGTTGTTGCAGACAAGCTAGGGAGCGGTTCGCATCTGTTGAGGAAAATAAGTCGCTGAGGAATGTTGATGGAGTAAACTGAAACCCAGTTGCCAAAGCCATTAATGCGACAGCAAGCACTCCGATAAATTTCCAGTTCTTACTGTGGTGATTTGATTCAACAGGAGATTTGTCACGCCAAAACTGGGCTAAAGCTCCTGGTATTGCCAAACCAAGAACTAAAATGACACCGAAAAATATCAGACTTGAACTGTTAATTGGTAATTGTTTTGCCAAACCAAATGTCACAATCAGCGCAACTGGAGCGATGATTGATAACATCCTTGATAAGATAGCCGACGGATAAAGATTACCGCCCCAAAGTACCGATAAAACTGGGGAAGTAAGCGCGGGTGGAACCATCCAAAAAAGCACCCACATAACTTTGTATAAATCCCCAGGATTTTGATACAAAATTCCCGAAAATATTAAAGCTAGCCCAACTGCCCATCTCACCAACATCCAGGCGTAGACTATATACTTCACTGTTGAAGTTACTTTGCGTTTACTCGCTGCAAAGTCAATATCTAGGTAAGTATAAAACGTTGAAGCCGCCAGACAAACAACGATAATCCCTCGAAATAGTTCTGAGGGAATTCCCCCAGAAGAAGCACTTATTGCCCTAACCAAGCATCCCAGTAAGAAAGCAGCAGCATAAAGCAAAATTGCCCACATAATTGACAGATCGTTGATCTGTTTACGTACCGCAGATGCACCGCCAGATTCCTTGTCGCGAAACTTGACTAGCTCCTCACCACTGAGAGCTTTACCATTGGGGAGTTTCAGATGTTTATAATCAGTCGGTGGTAAATCACTTAAATAAAGTGCTAAAGGCTCCAATACATATTGGTGGCACACTACTAAAACAGTTTCGCCCCGTTTCAAGTGCGGTACAACCCGCTCGTCATAGAAAGAAGCAGCGCGTCCGTAAACTTGGGCAATCTTCTCGCCCGCTGGGGGTGCTTCGTTATGGGAATGCAACATTTCCTCGAAACCTTCGTAGCCAAGAGCAAGACGAAGTAGATTCAGGTTACGACCCGCAAAAATGCCAAAGGATTTCTCGCTAATTCGATGGTCGATTTCAACAGCAATATCCGGTGACTTCAGCGCTTGACTTTCAGCAAGGGCGATTTCACAAGTTTGCCGCGCCCGTCTCATGTGAGAAACGTATACTGCATCAAACTTCACGCCTTTTTTCTTAATGTCAACACCTGCACGGCGTGCTTGTAACCGACCAAATGCGGTAAGGTCAACATCCAGTACTCCGGCAAAAATGTTCCGTTCGTTGCTGGTGCTTTCACCATGCCGAATAAAGTACGCACGTCCTGGATAATCATCCTTTTGTGCAACAGATGGGCTGGTATTATTGGTTTTTACCAGAATTGTTAATAAATAGTTTGAAGTCCGACTATGTTAAAGTAGAATAGGGCTAAATTACAAATTTAGCAATGGGTTTTTCAGGAATTGTTTTTACAACTTTAGTAAAGATTTAATGACTTTTTAAAACTAGGGAAACACTTACTACAGTTATAGAATAACCGATATTTTTGCTGTATTTAGTGTTATATCTTCAAAGCCGACGGCAAAAAAAGCAATTTTTTTGCGTCTGATTTTTGCATCTTAATTTGCTTTCTATTTTTGGGTTGAATTGATGCTACGATGTCCCCTTTTTGTAAAGATGCGACACCCAAGCCTCTCTACAATTTCTGAGAAATATAGACGAATAATCATTGCTTCAGGAAATATTGTAAAGATAATATCAGGTTTTTGAATGAGCGCGATCGCATGATTTATTTTTTAAGTATTTTTAAGAATATGAACGCAAACTTTTAAAACAAGTAAAATAAGTATAATTTTAATTTTTTATTATTAATCAATTATAATTTGTGCGTTGACATGCATCAATTCCCGGCTGAAGAAGTTATTAAAAACTGCTACAAAGCGCAAAATAATTAATAGTAACAAGAACACTTGTAATTTGAACTATCAAATTTTTTATCACACAATGAGCTTTTTGTAAATGCCTAAGTACTATTATAAATAAATCGAGATTCAAGCAAAACCAGAAACACCACAAGCGCCGCATAAGTCTTATGATTAGCACCAAGCGCCACATTTAAATATCTGTGAGTGAGAGCAATGTCAAATCTCGTGAAGCGCAAATCCCGCCGAACAAAGCGAAAAACTATCGGTTTAATGGTGATAATTTTAACGTGGAGTCTGGCTATGGGCTGGCTTCTGGCTTTGGCAAGTAACGTACAAGCAGCTACAAACACGTCGGATGTGGGCACGGTTGACGTAGTGCCAGCACAATACCAGTTGGGACAACAATTATATTTAGAAAATTGCTCTAATTGTCACATTGCCCTTCCCCCGGCTGTTTTTCCCACCGAAACCTGGAAAAACCTTCTGCAAGATTCGCAGCACTATGGCGTACAACTCAAACCTTTAGTCGATCCACCGCGCATCCTCGTGTGGAGATATCTATTAACTTTTTCCCGTTCCCACCTCAAAGAAGAACAAACGCCTTATCGCCTCAGCGATTCGCGCTATTTTAAAGCTTTGCATCCCAATGTCAAACTACCACGCCCCGTACAAGTTGGTAGCTGTGTCAGCTGTCATCCCAGCGCTACTGACTTTAACTTTCGCAGCCTGACTTCAGAGTGGAAGTAGGGAATGGGGCATGGGGCAATGGGCATGGGGGGGACAAGGAGACAAGGAGACAAGGTGAATAATCTTCTTTCTCCCCATTCCCCCCCATCTCCCCCTCTCCCCCTCCTCCACTCCGCAAGTAGGGCGATCGCTACAGTAGCATGGTTAGGCTTCGCCTTCTTAGCTGAAGGCAAAATGATACTATGAAATAAGTTTCAAATTATAAGATATGAGTTAAACCAATCGTTAAGTAGACTGATTGGCTCGTATAAGTGATGTTTTTGAGTTAATTCTCATTTTCAGCCGATCGACGAGCGCTCCCACGGCTCGGTTGGGTTAAATGCTTATAATAAATGCCAAACCTTTAATCTCCATCCCCTCTTGATTTAGTTGAAAACGAACGCCATGCTAAAAACTTTGTTGGGCGATCCCAACGCTCGTAAGCTTAAAAAATACCAACCTTACATTACTGAAGTTAACCTCCTAGAAGAAGAAGTTAAAGCTCTTTCTGATGAAGAGTTAAAGGGTAAAACAGCAGAGTTTCAACAACGACTCGCTAAAGGCGAAACTACAGATGATATTTTGCCAGAAGCTTTTGCTGTCGTCCGGGAAGCTGGACGGCGTGTTTTAGGGTTGCGACATTTTGATGTGCAAATCTTAGGTGGTGCTATCCTGCATACAGGGCAAATTGCGGAAATGAAAACCGGGGAGGGCAAAACCCTGGTTGCAACTTTGCCAAGTTATTTAAATGCTTTAAGCGGTAAAGGTGTACACGTTATCACCGTAAACGATTACCTGGCTCGTCGAGACGCAGAATGGATGGGACAGGTGCATCGCTTTTTGGGGTTGAGTGTGGGACTAATTCAAGCAAATATGACTCCCGCCGAACGTCAAAAAAACTACAGTTGTGATATCACTTATGTGACAAACAGTGAGATAGGTTTTGACTATCTGCGTGACAACATGGCGACATCAATGGCAGATGTTGTGCAACGTCCCTTTAACTACTGCGTAATTGACGAAGTAGATTCAATTCTAATTGATGAAGCGCGGACACCGCTAATTATTTCCGGGCAGGTAGAAAGACCAACAGAAAAATATCTGCAAGCAGCGGAAATTGCACTTACTCTCAAGAAAGATGAGCATTACGAGGTCGATGAAAAAGCGCGTAACGTGCTGTTGACCGATGAAGGTTTTGCGGAAGCGGAAAATCTTTTGGAAGTAAGAGATTTATTCGACCCGGAAGATCCGTGGGCACACTTTGTTTTCAATGCGATTAAGGCAAAAGAACTTTTCCTCAAAGATGTAAATTATATCGTCCGCAATGGAGAAGTGGTAATTGTCGATGAATTTACTGGTCGGGTGTTACCAGGAAGACGTTGGAGTGATGGACTGCACCAAGCAATTGAAGCTAAAGAACATGTAGAAATTCAGCCGGAGACGCAAACTTTAGCGACGATTACTTATCAAAATTTGTTTTTGTTGTATCCCAAGTTGGGGGGAATGACAGGAACAGCAAAGACAGAAGAACCTGAGTTTGAAAAAATTTATAAATTGGAAGTATCAGTAATTCCCACCAACAGATCAAGGCTGCGGAAAGACTTGTCTGATATGGTGTTTAAAACTGAACCCGGTAAGTGGAAGGCGATCGCTAATGAATGCGCCGAAATGCACCAACTCGGTAGACCTGTGCTGGTAGGAACCACCAGCGTAGAAAAATCAGAATATCTTAGTGGGCTTCTCAAACAGCAAAATATTCCCCACGAATTGCTTAACGCAAGACCCGAAAACGTCGAACGAGAATCAGAAATTGTCGCCCAAGCCGGACGCAAAGGTGCTGTGACTATCGCCACCAACATGGCTGGTAGAGGTACTGACATTATCTTGGGTGGTAACTCTGAATACATGGCGCGTCTGAAGCTGCGGGAATACTTTATGCCCCGCATCGTCAAACCAGAAGATGAAGATACTTTTGGTGTCCACAGAGACGCAGGTTTGCCCACAGTAACTGGTGGTGGACATGGTTTTGTCCCTGGTAAGAAAGTGAAAACTTGGAAGGCTTCGCCACAAGTATTCCCGATTCAACTTTCAAAAGAAACAGAACAACTGCTCAAAGAAGCTGTACAAGTCGCGGTGCGCGAGTATGGTGAGCGCAGTTTACCTGAACTAGAGGCAGAAGAGAAAGTAGCTGTAGCAGCAGAAAAAGCGCCAATTGACGACGTGGTGATTCAAACCTTGCGATCGGCTTATAAGCGCGTCAAGCAAGAGTACGAACAGTTTACTAGTCGCGAACACGAAGAAGTAGTGCAATTAGGCGGTTTGCACGTAATTGGTACAGAACGCCACGAATCGCGAAGAGTAGATAATCAGTTGCGCGGACGTGCAGGACGTCAAGGGGACCCAGGATCGACAAGATTCTTCTTAAGTTTAGAAGATAACTTGATGCGGATTTTTGGAGGCGATCGCGTAGCCCGCTTAATGGAAGCCTTCAATGTTGAAGAGGATATGCCCATTGAGTCAAAGATGCTCACCAACAGTTTAGAAGGCGCTCAGAAAAAAGTCGAAACCTACTACTACGACATCCGCAAACAGGTGTTTGAGTACGACGAAGTGATGAACAATCAACGTCGCGCTATCTATGCCGAACGTCGTCGGGTGTTAGAGGGGCAAGACTTGAAAGAACAGGTTATCAAGTACGCCGAAAAAACGATGGATGACATCGTTGACTATTACATCAACCCCGACTTGCCCTCAGAAGAGTGGGAATTAGAAAAGCTGGCTGAGAAAGTCAAAGAATTTGTCTATCTGCTGGAAGACTTGCAGCCAAATCAATTAGAAGAGATGACAATGGGCGAAATTAAAGCTTTCCTTCACGAACAGGTGCGAATTGCCTACGACATGAAGGAAGCTCAAGTTGACCAAGTGCAGCCCGGATTGATGCGACAAGCTGAAAGGTTCTTTATCTTACAGCGAATTGATACGCTCTGGCGGGAACACTTACAACAAATGGACGCCTTGCGAGAATCTGTGGGACTGCGCGGTTACGGTCAAAAAGACCCCCTGATTGAATACAAGAGCGAGGGATATGAACTTTTCTTGGATATGATGGTGAATATCCGCCGAGATGTGGTATACTCACTCTTCATGTTTCAACCGCAACCCCAACCAGTAGTTCAGACGCCATCAGAGATGGTTTGAAGTTAAGCGTTAAAGATAATATTTTCAAAGCAAAGACGCTAAGAATTACTTAGCGTCTTTTTGTTTTGATGCGAGATATATAATTAATACATGAAAAAGCTTTTATTTCTCTGTAGTCAGAATAGATTGCGAAGTCCCACAGCTGAGGCTGTGTTTTCTGAGTACGAAGGACTTGAGGTGGAATCAGCAGGTTTAGACCGTTATGCCGAATTACCAGTCTCAACTGAAATGATTGAATGGGCTGATATTATTTTTGTCATGGAAAAATCCCATAGAAATAAGCTCTCAAAAAATTTTCAGCCGTTTCTCAAGGATAAAAAAGTTATATGTTTGGATATACCAGATGACTTTGAGTATATGGAACCAGTTTTAATTAACTTGTTAAAGAAGAAGGTATTGCCCTTATTGGGAACAATATAATTTTTTGTAAATAATTGCAAACACAGCAGAAATCGTATTATGTCCGGCAAATCACACATATTGTACTGTAGAGACGCTTCTGCGCGAACGTCTAAGCGTGTTAATTAAACGGACACAATATAATTTGTCAGAAAAAATTAAAACAAATCGAAACAATTACGTAGTAATACTGAAAAAATCAAGTTCATCTCATAAACTTGATTTTTATTTTCTGTATTACCGCTGAGGGTATTTTCCCGTAAAAAGAGCATCATTTAGATAGTTTTGTGCAAAAGATTTGTCACTAACTATACAATTTTGCTTTTAGTATCACCTTTTCACAACTTTAAAAAACCATGAATACTTGCCCTTGCTGCTCCCACCGACTTTTAGCTCATATTCGCAAGAATGAAGTTTACTGGTTCTGCCGAACATGCTGGCAAGAAATGCCATCACTGAGCAGGAAAAAGAGTAATTTCTATCTAGAAGTAGCCAGAAAAGAATCATCTAGAGAGTTTCAGAAGTTAATTTAGCATAATTGCTCATAGAAGTTACGACGAATTCGTATTACATTTCTTAATAATGGCTGTGGAAAATGTGGAAAAGCTTTGATAGTTCTGTTCCACTAATAATTCCACAAGCCTTGGACTGAACCCCGACAAAAATGAGACGGTTCCTTCATCCTTTGGGTATCGTGGGGTATTGCGGATCTATTAAAAAAGGCTGTCCATTTTTGTCTAGTTTTTGTGAAACCCATTACCTGTGGAAAAAGTTGTGGAAAAACCCATAGTTTTTCCACAGAGTAATTATACTCAATGAATTTTGGCAGATAGTTGAAGTTTATTTTTTGGAACTAGTCATATTAATGCGATCGCTTAATTGACGTAAGGTTTGTACCAAAGTGCGATCGCTTTCTTGTAGTTGAGTTATTTTATCGCAACTATAAATCACCGTTGTGTGGTCTTTACCACCAAATACTTCTCCAATTCTCGGCAAACTCAAATCTGTGTGCTGTCGCATTAAATACATCCCAATTTGACGTGCCCAGCTTATTTCTCGTCGTCGCGAGTTGCTTTTTAAGTCTTCAATAGAGATATTCAAAGCATCAGCTACTACCGATAAAATTGCTTCTGGAGTGGCTGGCAAATTT
Coding sequences:
- a CDS encoding mechanosensitive ion channel family protein, whose translation is MKTFAISFIAALTGSDFLKLIFSADISIVNIPIPVFKIVLIVIVLTLTVAFKQVFSEIIIRRIERLTSKTETTIDDELVEIIKQPLNWLIVIGGLWIVQLILAENFNPELNKQVEGILRFTAYATFAFIVYRAAPVLGEVLKQWTLSTETELDDLLVPYLPKLFQVLAIAIILLKGSEVFLGASAGALIGLLGGAGVAIGLLLKDLIYDLCCTIIIYVDNLFRPGDQVTMPGVEGLIKVENVGLRSTTLRILTRNTIQKVPNSKMINGTVENQFQAIGNDNSIGINLTLKIDGISAEKTEKLCIGLREIPKSIDILTEKFFIYFSELNQNSRVIKIRVFANTNGNPQLYFNTIEKLNLAILTLLEKEQINQFSYYPVQLQTNLGEAQNNLEPIKN
- a CDS encoding cytochrome C produces the protein MSNLVKRKSRRTKRKTIGLMVIILTWSLAMGWLLALASNVQAATNTSDVGTVDVVPAQYQLGQQLYLENCSNCHIALPPAVFPTETWKNLLQDSQHYGVQLKPLVDPPRILVWRYLLTFSRSHLKEEQTPYRLSDSRYFKALHPNVKLPRPVQVGSCVSCHPSATDFNFRSLTSEWK
- the secA gene encoding preprotein translocase subunit SecA, whose amino-acid sequence is MLKTLLGDPNARKLKKYQPYITEVNLLEEEVKALSDEELKGKTAEFQQRLAKGETTDDILPEAFAVVREAGRRVLGLRHFDVQILGGAILHTGQIAEMKTGEGKTLVATLPSYLNALSGKGVHVITVNDYLARRDAEWMGQVHRFLGLSVGLIQANMTPAERQKNYSCDITYVTNSEIGFDYLRDNMATSMADVVQRPFNYCVIDEVDSILIDEARTPLIISGQVERPTEKYLQAAEIALTLKKDEHYEVDEKARNVLLTDEGFAEAENLLEVRDLFDPEDPWAHFVFNAIKAKELFLKDVNYIVRNGEVVIVDEFTGRVLPGRRWSDGLHQAIEAKEHVEIQPETQTLATITYQNLFLLYPKLGGMTGTAKTEEPEFEKIYKLEVSVIPTNRSRLRKDLSDMVFKTEPGKWKAIANECAEMHQLGRPVLVGTTSVEKSEYLSGLLKQQNIPHELLNARPENVERESEIVAQAGRKGAVTIATNMAGRGTDIILGGNSEYMARLKLREYFMPRIVKPEDEDTFGVHRDAGLPTVTGGGHGFVPGKKVKTWKASPQVFPIQLSKETEQLLKEAVQVAVREYGERSLPELEAEEKVAVAAEKAPIDDVVIQTLRSAYKRVKQEYEQFTSREHEEVVQLGGLHVIGTERHESRRVDNQLRGRAGRQGDPGSTRFFLSLEDNLMRIFGGDRVARLMEAFNVEEDMPIESKMLTNSLEGAQKKVETYYYDIRKQVFEYDEVMNNQRRAIYAERRRVLEGQDLKEQVIKYAEKTMDDIVDYYINPDLPSEEWELEKLAEKVKEFVYLLEDLQPNQLEEMTMGEIKAFLHEQVRIAYDMKEAQVDQVQPGLMRQAERFFILQRIDTLWREHLQQMDALRESVGLRGYGQKDPLIEYKSEGYELFLDMMVNIRRDVVYSLFMFQPQPQPVVQTPSEMV
- a CDS encoding histidine phosphatase family protein; this translates as MLVKTNNTSPSVAQKDDYPGRAYFIRHGESTSNERNIFAGVLDVDLTAFGRLQARRAGVDIKKKGVKFDAVYVSHMRRARQTCEIALAESQALKSPDIAVEIDHRISEKSFGIFAGRNLNLLRLALGYEGFEEMLHSHNEAPPAGEKIAQVYGRAASFYDERVVPHLKRGETVLVVCHQYVLEPLALYLSDLPPTDYKHLKLPNGKALSGEELVKFRDKESGGASAVRKQINDLSIMWAILLYAAAFLLGCLVRAISASSGGIPSELFRGIIVVCLAASTFYTYLDIDFAASKRKVTSTVKYIVYAWMLVRWAVGLALIFSGILYQNPGDLYKVMWVLFWMVPPALTSPVLSVLWGGNLYPSAILSRMLSIIAPVALIVTFGLAKQLPINSSSLIFFGVILVLGLAIPGALAQFWRDKSPVESNHHSKNWKFIGVLAVALMALATGFQFTPSTFLSDLFSSTDANRSLACLQQLAVATLVFILMRVFAVLTSVVTKDKLIKAEARDAYILLVNPNFFLWAALFLGVSATANPDAVKYAIFWAALGFFCIPLVEQILFMNSFGNELLRETLRSSRMATEDVRKLFHQLDTDGSNALDKDEIMELLGRIEDMTTGERSSEDVRRYVTDYLFATLDSDKNGTVDMQELEDYVSTYGLVANLNVVSAAASPVTT
- a CDS encoding adenylate/guanylate cyclase domain-containing protein, which gives rise to MTEKVFNQLTSLRAAKTYQIEDYFENLYIHSQTLSEDLTVLGAMQEFQTAYRELEKSIVPADFDKKIDTYYQTQFLPRLARTSEGSPVLASYTPKTTAGRYLQYYYTAANPNPVGKKLLLDDPGDGSSYSRVHARYQPIFRNIVQKYGYYDMFLIDPQGTVVYTVFKETDFTTNFTNGPYKESNLAEAIAAARVANGKGYVKIVDFKPYSPSGSAPAAFIAAPIFNGSQLVGILAFQLPVDKINNVMTGNKQWKQNGLGNSGETYLVGSDYLMRSASRFQIEDPKGHAKTLRSIGIDEKTINKIKEFNTTILLQQVQTKAVKEALFGKQGTQVIDDYRNIPVLSSYAPLDIDGLRWVILAEIDVSEAYAPIHSFEKTVLIGATLVIALITLVAMWLSASFVKPINTLIKSARKVGAGEFDAVVKSGSQDEFGELAKSFNQTIDSLRAETQLIDRQNRENEALVLNIFSPAIAKRLKQGDKEIADQISNVSVLFSDLHRFTRLSQTMSAQEVVALLNELVTAFDEMTDKYGLEKIKTIGDGYMAVCGLNVPRLDHDKRTVDFALEMQAFVRRFNYEKGLHLDVEIGINSGDVVAGVIGKNKLLYDVWGDTVNIANRLKSACPVGGILVSQNVCDRLHDIYDFEFFGEIQEPGKEKLVGWQLKNSKLTVSVGAKEVYE
- a CDS encoding low molecular weight protein tyrosine phosphatase family protein, coding for MKKLLFLCSQNRLRSPTAEAVFSEYEGLEVESAGLDRYAELPVSTEMIEWADIIFVMEKSHRNKLSKNFQPFLKDKKVICLDIPDDFEYMEPVLINLLKKKVLPLLGTI